In the genome of Bacteroidota bacterium, one region contains:
- a CDS encoding rhomboid family intramembrane serine protease gives MLPSVVKNLLILNGLFFLATIVLENRFDFSLIEVLGLRFPFAEKFQPYQIISYLFMHGSFTHLFFNMFAVWMFGSVLENFWGAKKFIIFYVITGIGAAVLHYGIVYYQMLPTLQMVNDYLNSPSQQELTKFLSSEYFKISSTEILSNFNDFRSSYNALLEQGQKQEALNLSTKFIANYKEDYLNAPVVVGASGSLFGLLLAFGMLFPNSLLYLFFAIPIKAKYFVILYGALELYSGFTDLTSNVAHFAHLGGMLFGFILIKMWGTNRTY, from the coding sequence ATGCTGCCCTCCGTTGTAAAAAATTTATTGATTTTAAACGGATTGTTTTTTCTGGCTACAATTGTTCTTGAAAACAGGTTTGATTTCAGCTTAATCGAGGTTTTAGGGCTTCGTTTCCCTTTTGCTGAAAAGTTTCAACCTTATCAGATTATCAGTTATTTATTTATGCATGGAAGCTTCACTCATCTTTTCTTTAATATGTTTGCTGTTTGGATGTTTGGAAGTGTTTTAGAAAATTTTTGGGGCGCTAAAAAGTTTATAATTTTTTATGTAATTACGGGAATTGGAGCTGCAGTTCTACATTATGGAATTGTTTATTATCAAATGCTTCCAACACTGCAGATGGTTAATGATTATCTAAATTCTCCTTCTCAACAAGAACTCACTAAATTTCTATCCTCAGAGTATTTTAAAATTAGTTCAACTGAAATTCTGTCAAATTTTAATGATTTCAGATCTTCGTATAATGCCCTTTTAGAACAGGGCCAAAAACAGGAAGCTTTGAATTTGTCGACAAAATTCATAGCAAATTATAAGGAGGATTATTTAAATGCACCAGTTGTTGTAGGAGCAAGTGGTTCACTTTTCGGGCTTTTGCTCGCATTTGGAATGTTGTTTCCCAACTCTCTATTATATCTTTTCTTTGCAATACCAATTAAAGCAAAATACTTTGTAATTTTATATGGTGCGTTAGAACTTTATTCAGGTTTTACAGATTTAACATCAAATGTGGCTCATTTTGCACATTTAGGCGGAATGTTATTTGGTTTCATATTGATTAAAATGTGGGGGACTAATCGTACATATTAA
- the mutL gene encoding DNA mismatch repair endonuclease MutL, with protein sequence MADIIQLLPDSVANQIAAGEVVQRPASAVKELLENAIDSGALSIKLIIRDAGKTLIQVIDNGSGMSETDARMCFERHATSKIRKADDLFSIRTMGFRGEAMASIAAIAQVELKTKKEGEDLGTLIEIEGSELIKHEPVQSSTGTSVCIKNLFYNVPARRNFLKSNAVETRHIIEEFQRVALPNPHISFSFYNNDQEVFMLEKSNLRQRVSAIFGNNYNEKLVPVEEDTEIVKIRGFVGKPEFAKRIRGDQYFFVNERFIKSPYLHHAVQTAFEEFIASGTFAAYFLMLDINPSTIDINIHPTKTEIKFEDEKSIYAIIRSSVRQALGKYHITPTLDFDQEGNFNLPLSFRDKDAKMPGIKVNPNFNPFDSEKSTPVQTLQKNNLSNWEQLYTNDFNTKSDLTEKNSEEEHLQQELNPKWEKKTSEKPLYYQLQRTYIITTIKSGLVIINQQRAHERVLFEHFYNSIDQSKGYSQQVLFPISFEFPVKDAQLIIELLPDIQSIGFDIQEFGNNTFIINGIPSGVIESEARDIIEGALEHYKINVSELKLDKKDSLCRAMSKRIAIKTGRNLSEDEMRNLVDELFACHKPYSSPDGKPTVITLPLDELEQKFRK encoded by the coding sequence ATGGCCGATATAATACAATTACTTCCTGATTCAGTTGCGAATCAAATTGCTGCCGGAGAAGTTGTTCAACGGCCTGCTTCGGCTGTGAAAGAATTGTTGGAAAATGCAATTGACTCAGGTGCTCTATCCATCAAACTAATAATTAGGGATGCGGGAAAAACCCTGATCCAAGTAATTGACAATGGCAGTGGGATGTCCGAAACTGATGCAAGGATGTGTTTTGAACGTCATGCTACCTCTAAAATCCGTAAAGCAGATGATTTATTTTCCATACGAACTATGGGTTTTCGAGGAGAGGCTATGGCCTCAATTGCTGCAATTGCGCAAGTGGAATTAAAGACAAAAAAAGAAGGTGAGGATTTGGGTACTTTAATTGAGATTGAGGGTTCTGAACTAATAAAACATGAGCCTGTACAAAGTTCCACGGGAACTTCAGTTTGCATCAAAAACCTTTTTTACAATGTACCTGCACGCAGAAATTTTCTAAAATCAAATGCTGTTGAAACACGCCATATTATTGAGGAGTTTCAACGTGTAGCGTTGCCAAATCCTCATATTTCTTTTTCTTTTTACAACAATGACCAGGAAGTTTTCATGTTGGAAAAGAGTAATTTAAGACAACGAGTTTCAGCTATTTTTGGAAACAATTACAATGAAAAACTTGTTCCTGTGGAAGAAGATACTGAAATAGTGAAAATAAGGGGCTTTGTTGGTAAACCTGAGTTTGCAAAAAGAATTCGAGGTGATCAATATTTCTTTGTAAATGAAAGATTTATAAAAAGTCCATATCTTCACCATGCAGTTCAAACTGCTTTTGAAGAATTTATAGCTTCCGGAACATTTGCCGCATATTTTCTCATGCTTGACATTAATCCATCAACCATAGATATAAATATTCACCCAACAAAAACGGAAATAAAATTTGAAGATGAAAAATCCATTTATGCAATAATTAGATCTTCAGTTCGCCAGGCACTTGGAAAGTATCATATCACCCCTACCCTAGACTTTGACCAAGAAGGTAATTTTAATTTACCTCTTTCATTCCGGGATAAGGATGCAAAAATGCCTGGAATTAAGGTTAATCCCAATTTTAATCCTTTCGATTCAGAAAAATCCACTCCCGTTCAAACTTTGCAAAAAAACAATCTAAGCAATTGGGAGCAGCTTTATACAAATGATTTTAACACTAAATCGGATTTAACTGAAAAAAATTCTGAAGAAGAACATCTTCAGCAGGAGTTAAATCCTAAGTGGGAAAAGAAAACAAGCGAAAAGCCGCTTTATTATCAACTTCAAAGAACTTATATTATTACAACCATAAAATCAGGGTTGGTAATAATTAATCAGCAACGAGCACATGAAAGGGTGCTTTTTGAACATTTTTACAACTCTATTGACCAATCAAAAGGATACAGTCAACAAGTTCTTTTTCCTATTTCTTTTGAATTTCCAGTTAAGGATGCACAACTAATTATAGAATTATTACCAGATATTCAATCTATTGGTTTTGATATTCAAGAATTTGGAAATAATACTTTCATAATAAATGGGATCCCCTCTGGTGTGATTGAGAGTGAGGCACGCGATATTATTGAAGGTGCGCTGGAACATTATAAAATTAATGTTTCTGAACTAAAGCTCGATAAAAAAGACAGCCTGTGTAGAGCAATGTCAAAAAGGATTGCAATTAAAACAGGAAGAAATCTTTCAGAGGATGAGATGCGCAATTTAGTTGATGAGCTCTTTGCATGTCATAAGCCCTATAGTTCTCCAGATGGAAAACCAACTGTAATTACCCTTCCTTTAGATGAACTGGAGCAAAAATTCAGAAAATGA
- a CDS encoding serine hydrolase, translating to MRLSIHLLFAGLLLLVSNFVPFAPLSFSLAYGQQPPNYLQNPHWADSVFKKLTPDERIAQLFMVAAYSNKDQKHVEEIVDLVNKYKIGGLIFFQGGPLRQAHLTNYYQSLAKVPLMISIDGEWGLAMRLDSTVQFPKQMTLGAIQNDSLIYQMGAEIANHCKRIGIHVNLAPVVDVNNNPANPVIGNRAFGENKYNVARKGIAYMKGMQDNGVMANAKHFPGHGDTDSDSHKTLPLISHSRQRMDSIELYPFKELIDNGLGSMMVAHLYIPAYDATKDIATTLSKVVVTDLLQNQYGFKGLIFTDALNMKGVSKFFPPGIVDVKALLAGNDVLLFAEDVPTAIFEIKKSIERGEITQSEIDLKCMKILMAKQWCGLNKYQPVQIKKLYEDLNSVSSELINRKLTEASLTVLNNKNNLLPLMNLDTLKIASLLIGSNQANAFQQTLELYTQVDHYFIDKEATIDKINSKLDQLNDYNLVIISVTGTNNNRNKNYGINNVTIDLINRLSNRVKTIVHLPANPYSLTKIEGIEKVDALIMAYEDNEWSKNYSAQLIFGGIAATGKLPVTASKLYVEGMGHNTIKTRFKYTIPEEMFIKSKQFNKIDSIAYYGISQNAYPGCQILVAKSGNVIYNKSFGYHTYENKIKVKNSDIYDLASITKIAASVPGIMKLQDENLITLDDKLCDFLPSVDSCNKNSASLRNILTHQAGFRDWIPFYLKTINKGVYKPGVYNKEKSEEFPFRVAENLYIHKDYPDSIMSRVINSPVAEKVEYKYSDLGYYLVKEIIERYTYMPLEIFSQKTFYGPLGMTTTTYRPRERFPLNRIVPTEYDLAFRKQLIHGDVHDQGAAMLGGVAGHAGLFSNANDLAKLMQMYMQFGEYGGIRYFRKEIIQEYIKCQFCENENRRGIGFDKPEMNYNKIGPTCKCVSDMSFGHTGFTGTMAWADPENELIFIFLSNRVYPDAENKKLVSLGIRTQIQNAIHEALKINN from the coding sequence ATGAGGCTTTCCATACATTTATTATTTGCAGGTTTACTTCTATTAGTTTCAAATTTTGTACCGTTTGCCCCCTTAAGTTTTTCTTTAGCTTATGGCCAGCAACCGCCAAATTATCTTCAAAATCCACATTGGGCAGATTCAGTCTTTAAAAAGCTTACTCCCGATGAACGTATAGCCCAACTCTTTATGGTTGCTGCTTATTCAAACAAAGACCAAAAACATGTTGAGGAAATTGTTGATTTGGTTAATAAATATAAAATAGGTGGTTTGATATTTTTCCAGGGAGGCCCGCTAAGGCAAGCACATCTAACTAATTATTATCAAAGCCTTGCTAAAGTACCTTTAATGATTTCTATTGATGGTGAATGGGGATTAGCTATGCGATTAGACAGTACTGTGCAATTTCCAAAACAAATGACTCTTGGAGCTATTCAGAATGATTCACTTATTTATCAAATGGGTGCTGAAATTGCCAACCATTGCAAGAGAATTGGGATACATGTAAATCTTGCCCCTGTTGTTGACGTTAATAATAACCCTGCAAACCCAGTAATTGGAAACCGTGCTTTCGGAGAAAATAAATACAATGTTGCCAGAAAAGGAATAGCTTATATGAAAGGTATGCAGGATAATGGTGTAATGGCAAATGCAAAACATTTTCCCGGGCATGGAGATACCGATAGTGATTCACATAAAACATTACCATTAATTTCGCATTCTCGCCAACGAATGGATTCCATTGAATTGTATCCTTTTAAAGAATTAATTGACAATGGATTGGGCAGTATGATGGTTGCTCATTTGTATATCCCAGCCTATGATGCCACAAAAGACATTGCTACTACTCTTTCAAAAGTTGTTGTTACTGACTTACTTCAGAACCAGTATGGCTTTAAGGGCTTAATATTCACCGATGCCCTAAATATGAAAGGCGTAAGTAAATTTTTTCCACCAGGAATAGTCGATGTAAAAGCTCTTCTTGCTGGCAATGATGTTTTGTTATTTGCAGAGGATGTGCCTACTGCAATTTTTGAAATAAAAAAATCAATCGAAAGGGGAGAGATAACACAATCTGAAATAGATTTAAAATGCATGAAAATTCTTATGGCAAAGCAATGGTGCGGCCTGAATAAGTATCAGCCCGTACAAATTAAAAAACTTTATGAGGATTTAAATTCAGTTAGTTCAGAGCTTATTAATAGAAAGTTAACAGAAGCTTCCCTTACAGTATTAAACAATAAAAACAACCTGTTGCCTTTAATGAATCTGGATACACTAAAAATTGCATCCTTGCTAATTGGATCAAATCAAGCAAATGCTTTTCAACAAACGCTCGAACTTTATACTCAAGTTGATCATTATTTTATCGATAAAGAAGCGACAATTGATAAAATAAATTCAAAACTTGATCAGCTAAATGATTATAATTTAGTGATAATTAGTGTTACTGGAACAAACAACAACCGGAATAAAAACTATGGTATTAATAATGTTACAATTGATCTTATTAATAGGCTTTCCAATAGAGTTAAAACAATCGTACACTTACCCGCAAATCCATATTCACTTACAAAAATTGAGGGCATAGAAAAGGTTGATGCCTTAATAATGGCCTATGAGGATAATGAATGGAGCAAAAATTATTCAGCTCAACTTATTTTTGGTGGGATTGCTGCCACAGGGAAACTTCCTGTTACTGCCTCAAAATTGTATGTGGAGGGTATGGGGCATAACACTATTAAAACCAGATTTAAATATACAATTCCTGAAGAAATGTTTATTAAATCAAAGCAGTTCAATAAAATTGATTCCATTGCTTATTATGGTATTAGCCAAAATGCTTATCCAGGATGTCAGATATTAGTTGCGAAATCAGGGAATGTTATTTACAATAAATCTTTTGGATACCATACTTACGAAAACAAAATCAAAGTAAAAAATTCTGATATTTATGATTTAGCTTCCATTACTAAAATTGCAGCATCAGTGCCCGGGATTATGAAATTGCAGGATGAAAATTTAATTACCTTGGATGATAAACTTTGCGATTTTTTACCATCAGTTGATAGCTGCAATAAAAACTCTGCTTCTTTACGCAATATCCTTACTCATCAAGCTGGGTTTAGAGATTGGATACCTTTTTACCTTAAAACAATTAACAAGGGGGTTTATAAACCGGGTGTTTATAACAAAGAGAAATCTGAGGAATTCCCTTTTAGAGTGGCTGAAAACCTTTATATACACAAGGATTATCCTGATAGTATTATGAGTAGAGTAATTAATTCACCTGTTGCAGAAAAAGTTGAATATAAATACAGTGACCTGGGGTATTATTTAGTTAAGGAAATAATAGAAAGGTATACTTATATGCCTCTTGAAATTTTTTCTCAAAAAACATTTTATGGACCCTTGGGAATGACAACTACAACATACCGGCCTCGCGAAAGGTTTCCTTTAAACAGAATTGTTCCAACTGAATATGATTTAGCCTTTCGTAAGCAACTCATTCATGGTGATGTTCACGATCAGGGAGCAGCTATGCTTGGTGGAGTTGCAGGGCATGCTGGATTGTTTTCTAATGCCAACGATCTTGCAAAATTAATGCAAATGTATATGCAATTTGGCGAATATGGAGGTATCAGGTATTTTAGAAAGGAAATTATTCAGGAATATATTAAATGCCAGTTTTGTGAAAATGAAAACCGAAGAGGAATTGGATTTGATAAACCTGAAATGAATTACAATAAAATAGGTCCAACATGTAAATGTGTTTCAGATATGAGTTTCGGACATACCGGGTTTACGGGAACAATGGCCTGGGCTGATCCTGAAAACGAATTAATTTTTATCTTTCTTTCCAATAGAGTATATCCTGATGCAGAAAATAAAAAACTTGTTAGCCTTGGTATTCGTACTCAAATTCAAAATGCAATCCATGAGGCGCTAAAGATCAATAATTAA
- a CDS encoding PorP/SprF family type IX secretion system membrane protein translates to MKKKFTCFIAIAIGCMLFKIDSNAQDIHFSQFEIASQTYNPATIGAFREDYRFMSHYKDQWGSVGTPYKTIYALFDSKIKVGKSKNNALGLGVSFYSDKAGESKMGTSMGSLSLSYHIKMNKENTLGAGIQSGMGQKSVNLSGLKWDNQFDGDNYDVNRNPNENLSALNFAFIDLSGGLFWNFVRRDKNLKFNSGISVSHINNPPQSFYGSSDRVLTKIIVHGGSEIVLENTNTSILPALMLAKQGPFYEINAGAMVKYVLGVDSKYTGLRTSSALYLGGFYRVGDAIALASRFDFKNNFSVGFSYDINVSHLRLASSGRGGMEVTLLYKGLFEKK, encoded by the coding sequence ATGAAAAAAAAATTTACGTGCTTTATTGCAATAGCAATTGGTTGTATGCTATTCAAAATAGATTCAAATGCCCAAGATATTCATTTCTCTCAGTTTGAAATAGCAAGCCAAACCTATAACCCCGCTACTATAGGAGCTTTCAGAGAAGATTATCGTTTTATGTCACATTACAAAGACCAATGGGGGAGTGTTGGAACTCCTTATAAAACAATTTATGCATTATTTGATTCTAAAATCAAAGTAGGCAAATCCAAAAATAATGCTTTGGGTTTGGGTGTATCTTTTTATAGTGATAAGGCAGGTGAATCCAAAATGGGAACTAGTATGGGATCACTTTCTCTTTCCTATCATATAAAAATGAATAAGGAAAACACTTTGGGTGCTGGAATACAAAGTGGAATGGGTCAAAAAAGCGTAAATCTTTCAGGTTTAAAATGGGATAATCAATTTGACGGAGATAATTATGATGTAAACCGAAATCCTAATGAAAATTTATCTGCTCTAAATTTTGCCTTTATTGACCTTTCAGGAGGATTGTTTTGGAATTTTGTAAGGAGGGATAAAAATTTAAAATTTAATTCTGGTATTTCCGTATCTCATATAAATAATCCACCCCAATCCTTTTATGGAAGCAGTGACCGAGTACTTACAAAAATAATAGTACATGGAGGTAGTGAAATAGTCCTGGAAAACACCAATACATCAATTCTTCCAGCGCTAATGCTTGCCAAACAAGGTCCATTTTATGAAATAAATGCAGGAGCAATGGTAAAATATGTTTTGGGAGTTGATTCAAAATATACTGGTTTAAGAACTTCCTCTGCTTTATATCTTGGTGGTTTTTATAGGGTTGGTGATGCAATTGCTTTAGCTAGCAGATTCGATTTTAAAAATAATTTTTCTGTTGGCTTTAGCTATGATATTAATGTTTCTCATTTACGTTTGGCAAGTTCTGGAAGAGGTGGCATGGAAGTCACCTTGTTGTACAAAGGTTTATTTGAAAAAAAATAA
- a CDS encoding gliding motility-associated C-terminal domain-containing protein, whose amino-acid sequence MVNLDFFKIVFLLLLLILISDSSSGQSAMKGKEFWLGFLQNNESESNVKLVVTISSEVNTSGTVSIPLQSWESNFSVTAGGSVSINIPTPLGENTTSGVIQNKGIKIISNDDVTVFVTNYAGFTSDASYVIPKQSLRSEYIVLTYNAYSSWPNDMLIVAATDNTIIDIIPSVNTINGNASGVEFSITLNAGQTYLLKSSNGTDISGTQIKAKELCNPFAVFSGAKIANIPTNCVAADHIFHQMLPVDYWGKNYLVTPLNGFYSLRMIASEDNTAITINGVPLTTLNKGNYFTLNNQNGTKQITSEKPLMVAQFLQGSDCSGSGDPAMTILAPGDRKYTKVNFSTLTLSNINNHYLNVVVETLYKDYVIFNGNNIGAGFIPFPSSNSYSYQQIEINPGYHSLEGDSGIIANVFGTGGWNSYFFTVGYKEEDSNHDFTFETPVCAGIPVTFYAQGSGISSCYWDFGDGSNETGESVQHNYALPGTYNVTLIFGKGSSCSDTITKIIEVPLAPLVDVIKDTAICGNTPIIINAQGNANSFLWSTGDTTSYISTSDPGIYWLKTSNEICTTIDTIIVKQFIYPKLSLEKEISLCQNNEYELNPKGENSLKYTWSTGETSMVINVNQEGFYWVEASNYCGTVKDSTEVRIKLIPPVDAGKDTTILLGTSAQLNAIGGVKYAWNSESSLSCLNCASPNANPKVSTTYYVMLTGDNGCKSIDSVTVFVDPNLLVFVPNIFSPNGDGNNDILYIRGKGIKSINLYIYNRWGEKVFESSDLNQGWDGTFRGQQLPPSVFVFYLDAFLETNQRIIQKGDITLIR is encoded by the coding sequence ATGGTAAATTTAGACTTTTTTAAAATCGTATTTTTATTGCTTTTGTTGATTTTGATAAGTGATTCTTCCTCGGGTCAAAGTGCAATGAAAGGAAAAGAATTTTGGTTAGGTTTTTTGCAAAACAATGAATCAGAATCAAATGTGAAATTGGTTGTAACCATTTCTTCTGAAGTAAATACGTCAGGAACAGTTTCGATTCCTTTACAATCCTGGGAAAGCAATTTTTCGGTAACTGCGGGTGGTTCTGTATCCATAAACATACCAACCCCATTAGGAGAAAATACTACATCAGGAGTTATACAAAATAAAGGGATTAAAATTATATCCAATGATGATGTTACTGTTTTTGTTACTAACTATGCTGGATTTACTTCTGATGCTAGTTATGTAATTCCAAAACAAAGTCTTAGGTCAGAATATATAGTATTAACTTATAATGCTTATAGTTCATGGCCCAATGATATGTTAATAGTTGCAGCAACAGATAATACCATTATTGACATTATTCCTTCAGTAAATACCATAAATGGGAATGCTTCAGGAGTCGAATTTTCGATAACACTTAATGCGGGTCAAACCTATTTATTAAAATCATCAAATGGAACTGATATTTCAGGCACACAGATAAAAGCTAAGGAGCTTTGTAATCCTTTTGCTGTTTTTTCCGGAGCAAAAATAGCAAACATCCCCACTAATTGTGTTGCTGCGGATCATATTTTCCATCAAATGTTACCAGTAGATTACTGGGGAAAGAATTATCTTGTTACTCCGTTGAATGGTTTTTATTCATTAAGAATGATAGCTTCAGAAGACAACACAGCAATAACAATCAATGGGGTTCCGCTTACCACATTAAATAAGGGTAATTATTTTACCTTAAACAACCAAAATGGAACAAAACAAATAACTTCAGAAAAGCCATTAATGGTGGCACAATTCCTACAAGGATCAGATTGTTCAGGATCTGGCGATCCTGCTATGACAATACTTGCACCTGGGGATAGGAAATACACTAAAGTTAATTTTTCCACCCTAACCCTTTCAAACATTAACAATCATTATTTAAATGTTGTTGTTGAAACTTTATATAAAGATTATGTTATTTTTAACGGAAATAATATTGGAGCAGGTTTTATCCCATTTCCAAGCTCTAATTCTTATTCTTATCAACAAATTGAAATAAATCCGGGCTATCATTCCTTAGAAGGTGATAGTGGCATAATTGCGAATGTATTTGGAACAGGAGGTTGGAACAGCTATTTTTTCACGGTTGGATATAAAGAAGAAGATAGTAATCATGATTTTACTTTTGAAACACCTGTTTGCGCTGGAATTCCAGTTACTTTTTATGCACAGGGTAGTGGAATATCATCATGTTATTGGGATTTTGGGGATGGCAGTAATGAAACGGGAGAAAGTGTACAACATAATTATGCCTTACCTGGAACTTATAATGTAACCTTGATTTTTGGTAAAGGCAGTAGCTGCTCCGATACAATAACTAAAATAATTGAAGTTCCCCTTGCCCCTCTCGTAGATGTAATTAAAGACACTGCAATTTGTGGAAATACTCCTATAATAATTAATGCTCAAGGAAATGCTAATTCCTTTCTTTGGTCAACAGGTGACACCACATCTTACATTAGTACATCAGATCCTGGTATTTACTGGCTCAAAACAAGTAATGAAATCTGTACTACCATTGATACTATTATAGTTAAACAATTCATTTATCCAAAGCTAAGTCTTGAAAAAGAAATTAGTTTGTGTCAAAACAATGAATATGAATTAAATCCTAAAGGAGAAAATAGTCTTAAATATACCTGGTCAACAGGAGAAACATCAATGGTAATTAATGTAAATCAGGAGGGGTTTTACTGGGTGGAGGCAAGTAATTACTGTGGAACTGTTAAGGATTCAACGGAAGTAAGAATTAAACTTATCCCACCTGTTGATGCGGGAAAAGATACAACTATTTTATTAGGAACCTCTGCTCAATTAAATGCAATAGGTGGTGTTAAATATGCCTGGAATTCTGAAAGTAGTTTAAGTTGTTTAAATTGTGCTTCTCCTAATGCTAATCCTAAAGTGAGTACAACATATTATGTAATGTTAACAGGTGATAATGGATGTAAATCAATTGACTCGGTTACTGTTTTTGTTGATCCTAACCTGCTAGTATTTGTACCCAACATATTTTCCCCGAATGGTGATGGTAACAATGACATCCTCTATATAAGAGGCAAAGGTATTAAATCGATCAATTTGTATATATATAATAGATGGGGAGAAAAAGTATTTGAATCAAGCGATTTAAATCAAGGCTGGGATGGGACTTTTAGAGGACAACAATTACCACCATCTGTTTTTGTTTTTTATTTAGATGCCTTTTTAGAAACAAATCAAAGAATAATCCAAAAGGGAGATATAACTTTGATTAGATAG
- the bshA gene encoding N-acetyl-alpha-D-glucosaminyl L-malate synthase BshA: MKIGIVCYPTFGGSGVVATELGKALAEKGHKVHFITYSQPVRLDVFAENIFYHEVNVSDYPLFEYPPYELVLASKLVDVVKYEKLDLLHVHYAIPHASAAYMAKQILATEGIKIPVVTTLHGTDITLVGKDASFEPVITFAINQSDAVTAVSESLKKDTFQHFKITRPIHVIPNFINLQQYSYPFSEASKKKYAPLGQKIIIHISNFRPVKRVEDVLRIFDKIRKEIPAKLLLVGDGPERHKIEALCRELNTCNEVVFLGKVKATEQVLSIADLFLLTSESESFGLAALEAMASGVPVVSTNTGGIPEVNVNGYSGFLSNVGDVDNMAENAISILGNEKKLEEFKKNAVNQARNFEISKILPLYEKVYEQVLELAAV; the protein is encoded by the coding sequence ATGAAAATTGGAATTGTATGCTATCCCACTTTTGGTGGAAGCGGTGTTGTTGCAACTGAATTAGGAAAAGCTCTTGCCGAGAAAGGACATAAAGTTCATTTCATAACTTATAGTCAGCCTGTGAGACTAGATGTGTTTGCTGAAAACATATTTTATCATGAAGTTAATGTTTCTGATTATCCACTTTTTGAGTATCCTCCTTATGAGCTAGTGTTAGCAAGTAAATTGGTGGATGTAGTAAAATATGAAAAGCTGGATTTGCTCCATGTTCATTATGCAATCCCTCATGCTTCAGCAGCTTATATGGCAAAACAAATCTTGGCAACTGAAGGAATTAAAATTCCTGTGGTTACAACCCTTCATGGAACAGACATTACATTGGTTGGTAAGGATGCATCATTCGAACCCGTAATTACTTTTGCAATAAATCAATCAGATGCTGTTACTGCTGTTTCAGAAAGTTTAAAGAAGGATACTTTCCAACATTTTAAAATTACTCGACCAATACATGTAATTCCCAATTTTATTAACTTACAGCAATATTCCTATCCATTTTCAGAGGCATCTAAAAAGAAATATGCTCCTTTGGGACAAAAAATAATTATTCACATCTCTAATTTCAGACCTGTGAAAAGGGTAGAGGATGTATTGAGGATATTTGATAAAATTAGAAAAGAAATTCCAGCCAAATTATTATTGGTTGGTGATGGTCCTGAAAGACATAAAATAGAAGCATTATGCAGGGAGCTAAATACTTGTAATGAAGTTGTTTTTTTAGGTAAAGTTAAAGCCACAGAACAAGTATTATCAATTGCTGATCTTTTTTTACTTACTTCAGAATCAGAAAGTTTCGGGCTTGCTGCATTAGAGGCAATGGCCTCTGGCGTTCCTGTTGTTTCAACCAATACAGGAGGAATTCCTGAGGTGAATGTGAATGGTTACTCTGGATTTTTAAGCAACGTTGGCGATGTAGATAATATGGCTGAGAATGCTATTTCAATCCTTGGTAATGAAAAAAAATTAGAGGAATTTAAAAAAAATGCCGTGAATCAGGCACGCAATTTTGAAATTAGTAAGATTTTGCCACTTTATGAAAAAGTTTACGAACAAGTCCTTGAATTGGCAGCAGTTTAA
- a CDS encoding translation initiation factor — MSKKNKDRVNVIYSTNPDFKFETHDEGEQKTLAPQQQNLKIMLDKKQRAGKAVTLISGFIGNNQDLQELGKFIKSKCGVGGTVKDEEILIQGDFREKILILLTEKGYKAKRAG; from the coding sequence ATGTCCAAGAAAAATAAAGACCGGGTAAATGTTATATATTCTACAAATCCGGATTTTAAATTTGAAACCCATGATGAAGGAGAACAAAAAACTTTAGCTCCTCAGCAGCAAAATTTGAAGATAATGTTGGATAAAAAACAGCGCGCAGGTAAAGCAGTAACTTTAATCAGTGGATTTATAGGAAATAATCAAGATCTTCAGGAGCTTGGTAAATTTATTAAAAGTAAATGTGGAGTTGGGGGAACAGTGAAAGATGAGGAAATATTAATCCAGGGAGATTTCAGGGAAAAAATCTTAATACTTTTAACGGAAAAAGGGTATAAGGCTAAACGAGCAGGTTAA